A genomic segment from Nicotiana sylvestris chromosome 1, ASM39365v2, whole genome shotgun sequence encodes:
- the LOC138870107 gene encoding uncharacterized protein — MVPFGLKNAGATYMRAMTSIFYDMIHKEIENLRKRFIKIEFQHVPRVQNEFAEALATLSSMIQHPDTNFIDPIPVKIHDQPAYWAHIEEEADGKPWFHDIKEYLTIREYPELANATQKRTLRRLSSNFFHSGGILYRRTPDLG, encoded by the exons atggtgccattcggtttgaagaatgctggtgctacctacatgagagccatgacttcCATCTtttatgacatgatacacaaagagattgag aatttgaggaaaaggttcataaagatagaatttcagcacgtccccagagtccaaAACGAGTTTGCTGaggcattagctactttatcgtccatgatccaacatccagatacaaatttcattgatcccatcccagtaaagattcatgatcagccagcttattgggCCCacattgaggaagaagcagatggaaaaccatggttccatgacatcaaggagtacctaaCAATAagggaatatccagaacttgccaacgctactcagaagcgcacacttcgtaggttatccagcaacttctttcacagtggaggaatcctgtacaggaggactcccgatttgggttaa